The DNA segment TACCTGGGCCGGCTCGACGGCGTCACCGGCTCGGTGACCAGCACCGGCGACCCGCGCAGCCTCATCGTCAACGTCCAGGTCGCCTGGAATCCCGTCTTCCTCGGCGCGTTCGGCGTCTCCGGCGCGACGGTGACCGGTCAGGCCACCGCCAACCTCGTCGTCGTGCGATAACGACCCCTCCGGAAAGGGAGCAGCCTGTGGCACGCCCCGCATCCTCCGACAGCCGCATCGGGCAGCTGCTCACCGCTGTCGCCGCCCTGCTCGTGGTGGCGCTGATCGGCGCGTTGCCGGTACTGCTGATCTGGGCCACCGGCAACCCGCTGCCGGGCATCGCCGGCTGGTTCTCCGACGCCGCCGCCGACCCGGGGTCCGCGGGGACGTCGCTGTGGCAGGCGGTGTCCGGGCCGGACGACGGCGAACTGTTCCTGCAGACGCTCACCGCTGTCAGCTGGATCGCGCTGGTCTTCGCGACCTGGGCCTGGATCACGTTCGTCGGCGCGTTCCTGGTCGAGTTCGGCGCGCAGCTCAGCGCCCGGCGGCACGGCCGGGTGCCGCGCAGCACCCGCCCGATCCGGGGCATGCGGATGCAGCAGCGGGCCGCCGCCGTACTCGCCGCCGCGATCATCGGGGCTCTCGGCGCGCCGGCGCTCGCCTCCGCGTCGGTGACCATGCCCAGCGCCTCGGCCGCCGTCGCCGCCGTCCAGCAGCAGCGGCAACAGCCGGCGCCGGTCGTCGCGCAGGCCGCCGGTTCCTACCTGGAAGTCCAGGTCGAACGCGGGGAGAGCCTGCTCGACATCGCGGAACGCCACGGCCTGTCGCCGCAGCGTCTCGCCGACGCCAACTACGGGCGCACGCAGCCGGACGGCCGGGCCATGCAGCCGGGGACCATGCGGGTCTACGCCGGCTGGACGCTCCGGGTGCCGATCGTCAAGGCCGCGGCGGAGGAGCCTTCCTCGTACGTCGTAGCCCGCGGCGATCGACTCGCCGACATCGCGGAACGCTTCCTGGGCGACGAGGAACGCTACCCGGAGATCGCCCGCGCCAACCCGGACCTGGAACGGCGCGACGCCCGCTTCCCCGACCACATCGAACGCAACTGGAAGATCACCCTGCCGGCCGACGCGGTCGATCGAGGCGTCCGAGCCCACGCGAACGGCGCAGTGACCACCGAACGCGCGGCGCCCGCCGCGAAGACAGCAGCGCCGGAGAAAGACGCGGCGGGAAAGACCGAGGCCGGGAAGGACACGGCGGGAAAGACCGAGGCGGGGAAGGACACGGCCGGGAAGGACACGGCCGGGAAGGACGGTGCCGTGATGGGGCCGGCCACCGGGCGGGAAGGCTCCTCGCGGGACAAACCGGAAGCAGCATCCGAAAAGCCGCCGGCGAAGGCTTCCGCCCAGGCAACCGCTCCTTCGACCGCCGCACCTTCTCCTTCTACGCCGTCCGCGTCCGTCAAGCCGTCCGCTTCCGCCGCGTCATCAGCTTCCGCCGCGTCATCAGCGACGGCCGAACCGTCAGCCACAGCCGGGTCGCCGTCGGCCACAGCCGGGTCGCCGTCGGCCACAGCCGGGTCGTCGTCGGCGGAGGCATCGGCGGCGGAGAACGCGGCCGGGACGGCGGAGCAGGACGAGCAGGGTGGGGATGAGGTCAGCGCCGGCGTTGTCGCCGGCTCGCTCGCCGGGGCCGGGCTGCTCAGTGCTCTGCTCCTGGCTGGGGTCCTCAGACGGCGGCAGCGGCAGCGGCAGCATCGGCGGCCGGGGCGCAGGTTGCCGCATCCGCGGGGCGGAGCCACCGAGACGGCGCTGCGGGTGGCCGAGCAGCCGGCCGACGTGGACCGGCTCGACCGGGCGCTGCGGCTGCTCACGGCCGCGCTCGGTGAGCGCGGGGAGGCGCTGCCGGACATCGCCGCCACCTGGATCGTCGATCAGAGCGTCACGCTGGTGCTGAGCGAGCCGTGCCCGGCGCCGCCCGCGCCGTGGATCGCCGACGGCTCGAACTGGACGCTGCCCGGCAGTGCCGCGCTGCCCGCCACCGAGGGGGTGCTCGCGCCGCTTCCCACGCTGGTGACGGTCGGTTCGCAGCCGGGACGGCATCTGCTGATCGACCTGGAACGTCTCGGCGGGCTCGCGATCGGCGGCGACCCGGCCCGGGCCGAGGCGCTGCTGCGCTATCTCGCCTGCGAGCTGGCCTGTAACACCTGGTCGGACGAGGTGGAGATCGTGCTGGCCGGTTTCCCTGCCCGGGAGACGGAGTTGCTGGTCGCGCTCAACCCGGATCGGGTACGAGCGGTCTCCTCCGTGTCCGAAGCGGCCGACCGGCTGCGTCGCCGCGCCGCCACGGTGGCGTCCACGCTGGCCGCGGCCGGTGTGCCGGACACGCTGGCCGGACGGGTCACCGACCTCGGTGAGGCCTGGGCGCCGCAGGTGCTGCTGGTGTCCGCGCCGGGCCCGGCCGACATCGCCGCGCTGGAACGGCTGGCCACCGAACTCGGCGCCGCCGGCCGCTGTGCCGTCGCGTTCGCGGCGACCGACTGGACCGGAGGCGAGCGACCGCACGAGCTGATGGTCGAGGTGGACGGCGCTGTGCGGCTCGGTCTCGGCGTACCGGAAGGGGATCTGCTCTTCCAAGCGGCGGGATTGCCGGTCGCCGAGCTCGAACCGCTCGCCGAGATCATGGCGCAGACCCGGGCGGCGACCGACGAGCCGGCGCCGGCCGCGGCGGAACCGGAGCAGTGGGCGCAGGACACCGATGCGGCGGGGGCGGTGCTGCGGCTGTTCCACAGTGAGCCGGCGAGCGTCGCGCCCGAGGTGCAGGAGAGCCCGGATCCGAACAGGCCGGATCCGAACAGGCCGGATCCGAACAGGCCGGATCCGAACAGGCCGGATCCGAACAGGCCGGATCCGAACAGGCCGGATCCGAACAGGCCGGATCCGAACAGGCCGGATCCGAACAGGCCGGATCCGATCGTGGCGATCCCCGCTCTCGTCACGCACAAGGCCGAGCCGGCCGCCATCCGGCAGCGGTCCCGGCGTTCCGACCCGGACCTCGACGCGGATCTGCGCGCCTGGCTGCAGAGCGACGGCGAGCGTCCCCGGGTCGGCGTGCTGGGACCGGTCGACGTGGAAGCGCCCGGGCCGGCGCCGGATCAGCGCCGCCGCTTCCACGCCGAGATCATCGTCTACCTGGCACAGCGCGGCGCCCGTGGCGCGACCGGTGACCAGCTGAGTGAGGCGCTCTGGCCGGACCAGAACGTGAAGGACGCCAGCCGCCGGGTCGCGATCACCCGGGCTCGGCGCTGGCTCGGCGAGACACCGGACGGCGAGCCGTGGCTGCCGGAGATGGGCTCGGACCGGCTCTACCGGCTGCGGCCCGGATACCTGCTGGACTGGCATCTGTTCCGGAGGCTACGCAGCCGTGGCGAGGTGCACGGCCCGGCCGGGGTCAAGGATCTGCGGGCCGCGCTGGAACTGGTCCGCGGCGTACCCCTGGAGGGCGCCGACCGTGCCTACAGCGCCGGCGCGCGCAACCCGTTCACCTGGCTGGCCGAGTCCGAGATCTACCCCGGCCACCTGACCTCGGCGGTCGTGGACACCGCGCACCAGCTCGCCGAGCTGTACCTGGACGCCGGCGACACGGCAGGGGTGCGCTGGGCGGTGCAGCGGGCGTGGCTCGCCGATCCGGACCGCGGCGACGACGCGCCGTGGATCGATCTGATGCGCGCTCTTCACCTGGACCGGCGCACCGCCGAGCTGCGCAACCTCTTCGGTGAGCTGCTGCAGGCCAGGGAGGCCGAGGTGCCCGAGGAGCTGACTCCGGACACCTACAACTGGCTGCGGCAGCTGATGCCGGATCTGCTCGCGGCCACCTCGGCGAATTAGGCGATTGGGAGGATCGAGTGCGTTTTCGCAATGTCGCAGCCGCAGGGCTGGCCGCCACGGTGGTGGTCACGCTGACCGGTTGCCAGCAGGACGAGCCGTCCGTGCCGCTGCCGACAGCGCCGCCGGCCACGTCCGCGTCGCCGGCGCCCACGGTGGACGAGGCCGAGGCCGCCGCGATGAAGGGTGTGCGGACCGCTTACGCCGACTATCAGCGCGTGGTGGCGGCCGCTCAGAACAAGGGCGACCCCAAAGCCAAGGACCTTGCCTCGTACGTCGCAGAGCCCCTGCTGGGACAGATCCGCAACAGCATCGGCTCGATGGCCAAGGCCGGCTTCGTGGTCAAGGGCCGGACCGAGAGCAAGGGCGACCCGGAGATCACCGAGCTGAACCTCGACGACCGGACGCCGACGGCCACCATCGAGGACTGCATCGACCCGAGCAGTGCCGTACTGACCTCGAAGAAGACGGGGAAGCCACAGCCCGCACCGAGCGGTCAGCCACCGCGGTACCTGGTCGTGAGCACCGCCAAACAGGTGAGCGGCAAGTGGTACATCGACGGCACCAAGGGCTACTGGGAGCGGCCGTGCTGACCCGGTGGGCGCGGCGGGCCGCGCTGCTGATGGCCGGCGCTCTCGCCGCGGGCCTGGTCGCCATGCCGGCGGCGTGGGCCGACGGCAAGCAGGTGTGCACTCCGGACGGGTCGTACTGCTGGATCGAGGCGGAGACCCCGGGCGGCCCCGGCAGCGGTGGCGACGGCGACGGCGGCGATGGGGGCGGCAGCAGCGGGACGGCGCCGTGCTACTACGACGGCCAGCGCTTCCCGTGCACGCAGGACGGCTGGGGCTACTTCAACGAGAGCGACGGCTGCTACTACGTCCTCGAGTCCCCGCAGCCGCCGGCCGGCGACGAGGCGTGGGAGGGGCACGAGCCCGGTGACGGCTCGGTCTACCGGCAGCGCTGCTTCGGCGACATCATGGGCTTCCTGGTGTGGCGGGCCACCCCGCCGCCCGGTCAGCCCGGCACGATCACGCCGGAGGAGCTGGCGGCCCGGGCCATGCGGGCCATCCCGATGGGGAAGCCGGCGATCGGCATCGCGCCGCGGACCAACGGCGCCGGGCTGGTCGGCCTGCCGGTCTGGACCTGGGTGACGAATCGCGCGGCCGCGTGGGGTCCGGTGGAGCGCACGGCGTCCGTACCGGGCCTCGCCGTCACGGCCCGTGCCGAGGTCAGCAGCGCGAAATGGTGGTGGGGCGACGGCGAGACGTGCACGACCGGTTCGCCGGGCGTGGCCTACAAGCGGGAGTTCGGGCTGGCCGACGATCCGGACTGCGGCCACCGCTACGCCAAGACCGGCGAGTACACGGTCACCGTCACGACGACCTGGACCATCGACTGGTGGGTGGTCGGCGGCGGCGCCGAAGGGTCCAGCACCGTCTTCCGGCAGGCGTCCACCGACATCACGATCGACGAGTTGCAGGTGGTGAGGTCCTAGTCCGCAGGTCCCGGCGTCGCTGATCTCAGCGGCGCCGGACCGCCTCCTCGACCAGGTCCAGCACCCGGGTCAGCTCGCCCGGGGGACGGCCGGTGGCCAGGTGCAGCACCAGGCCGTCGTACGCCAGCTCCAGGAATTGGGTCAGGACCTCCACCGGTACGTCCTGCCGCAGCACGCCGGCGTCCCGCTGCCGTTCGAGCCGCTCACGGGTGGCGTCGGCGATGGCAGCCGCGCGCTCGGACCAGCGTTTCGCGAAAGCCGGGTCGGTCCGGAGACGGTGTGCCACCTCGAGCTGCGTCCCCAGCCAGCCGGCCGTGTCGCCCTCGCTGCTGCCGGCCCGCTCCAGAAGGTCGCGCATGACCTGGACGAGGCCGTTGCGGGCGACCGTCTCCACCATCGTGGCGGCGTCGTCCTCGGCCACTGCGAGGAAGAGCGATTCCTTGTCACGAAAATGGTGGAAAATCGCCCCACGGGACATCCCTGTCGCCTCTTCGAGGCGGCGGACGGTGGCTCCTTCGTACCCGAACCGCGCGAAGCACGCACGGGCCGCGGTGAGGATCTCGTGGCGGCGCGCGTCCAGCTGGTCCTGACTAACCCGAGGCACGCGCTGATCGTGTCACGGGGCGGCGGGGCTTTGCAATCCGTACGTACGGCTTCCTATGGCCCTGCGTCCCCTGATCGGATGATGCGAATTTCGTCATCCTGTCAGGGTTTTGTTAACACTCCTGGACTGTTCGCTTCTGTCCCGTCTCACGTAAGGTGCCCGGGTGCCTCTCGTCTTCCTCGCTCTGGACGACACCCTGCTTGATCGCGGCGGTGCCTTCCGTCTGTGGGCCAAAGGCTTTCTCGACGAGATCGCCGCGCCCCAGGAAGACCTGGACTGGCTGGTCTCGGTCGACGCCGACGGGCTCACCTCCCGGTGGGACCTCGCCGACCTGATCCAGGACCGCTACCAGCTACGAGTGCCGACCATCGATCTGGTCGACGAGCTCAACACCGGACCGCAGGCGTTCGAGCGGCTCGATCCGATGGTGGGCTGCGCGCTGGAGATCGCCGGTGACGCCGGGCTGATCCCGGTGGTCGTCACGAACGGCTCGGCCGAGCAGCAGGAGGCGCGCATCCGGCGTACCGGGCTGGACCGCTATGTCGCCGACTGGGTGATCTCGGAGCAGTGCGGGGTGAGCAAACCCAACCCGCGGATCTTCGCGCTCGCCGCCCAGCGGGTCCGGATGCGGCTCGCCGGCGCGTGGGTGGTCGGCGACAGCCCGGAGGCGGACATCGGCGGCGCCGCGGCGATGGGCCTGCCGAGCGTGTGGCTGCACCGCGGCCGGGAGTGGGTGGACAACAGATTCGCCCCGACGAAGGTGGTCGGCAACGTGATCCAGGGCATCTCGGCGATCATGGCGACGCGCTGATTTAAATAGGTTGCGCGGCTGCTCATTCTCCGCGAGAGTCGTGCGCGTTGGTTTTTTCGAGAGAGAAGGAGGTGTGGACACCATGGCTGTCTTTGTCATGCCTGCCGTCCAGTCTTCCCTGCTTACTTCTTTCTCCGAGGAGACCCTCCAGTGCGCGAGCACTCGATGCGGCGTGGACGCCGCAAGTTCGACGACGACGATTCCAACTTCCTGAAGCGCGGCCGGCTCGAACCGGTCCTGCAGGAAGACCCCGATCTGCCCGAGGTCGGCGACCGCTGGTCCACCTGGGACGGCGCACTGCACGGCCCTGAGCCGCGGCCCGATTGGGTGCTCACCGAGTACGGTGCTGTCGACACCGAGCTCGGCATCCTGAAAACCGGCAAGGAAGCGGACGTCTTCCTCGTACGCCGGTCCAACCCGACGACCGGCGCCACCTCGATGATCGCCGCCAAGCGGTATCGGGACGGCGAGCACCGGCTGTTCCACCGTGACGCCGGCTACCTGGAAGGCCGCCGGGTCCGCCGCTCCCGGGAGATGCGGGCCATGACGAACCGCACATCGTTCGGCAAGGAGATGATCGCCGGGCAGTGGGCGGCGGCCGAGTTCGACGCTCTCGGCCGGCTGTGGCAGATCGGCCAGGAGAGCGGGCTGGTCTCCGTTCCGTACCCGGTCCAGCTCATCGGCACCGAAGTCATGCTGGAATTCGTCGGCGACTGGAAGACCGGTGAGGCAGCCCCTCGGCTGGCGCAGGTCCGGGCCGGCCACGACGAGCTGACCGATCTGTGGCGGCAGATGACCGATGCCCTATCGGTGCTGGCGCGGGCGCAGGTGGCTCACGGTGACCTGTCGCCGTACAACACCCTGGTCCACGACGGACGCCTCGTCCTGATCGACCTGCCCCAGATCGTCGACGTGATCGCCAACCCGCGCGGTGGCGAGTTCATCGCCCGCGACGTCACCAACGTGGCCGCGTGGTTTCGCTCCCGAGGCGTCGACGTAGACCCGGAGACCCTGATCGAACGCCTCCACTACGAGGCAGGCCTCCGCTGACGCGGCGACCCGTTCCCGGCCCGCGGCCGCCGAGTCCACGGCGGCCGCGACCGGGACCGCGTCACTGCAGGTAGCTCTCCACCTCACTGACGGAGTGGGCCTGCTCGCCGTCCGGGTCGTTCCCGGCCGTGCGAGCAGCCCGCCGCCGGCGAAGCAGATCCCAGCACTGATCCAGCGACTCTTCGAGCTCCTTGAGCCGGGTGTGCTCCTCATCCGAAGAGATCTTGCCCTGGCTTAGCTGCTGGCGGAGCTCGTGCTCCTCCTCGACCAGGCCGTGGATCCGGCCCAGCACAGTCTTGTCATCCATTCCTGAAGCCTATTCACCCAGCGCCCGTTTGGTAGCCACCGCCCACCGTGTTCCCCGCCATGCCCACCCCCTCACCCTGCCCTGGTCGTGGGTCGTCGCCCGGAGAACGCTCGCCGGCAGCGCCAGCCCACGGCCGGCCGCACCGTGAGCTGCACTCGCGTCGGCTCGCCAACCCTCCAAGGTCGCGGGCAATCTCCAAGGTCACCGAAAGGGCTCGCCGACTCGTCGAAGATGCGAGCGATCCTCGATCTCTTCGACCACCCGCGAGCCGGTGGCAGGGCCGGCCGGTCCGGCTGCGGGCGACCTATCACGTGACCATGGCGTCCGGCACATGATCGCCGGTCTCGACCTGTATCCCGGGCCTGCTGCCAGAACAACCAGGTCTGCTGGCGCAATCCGCGAGCCCGCCCGAAACCCGAATACGCAACCGAGTCCAAGATCCGTCATCCGGGTCACCCGTTCAAGGTCGCATGACGAGGCACTGCTAAATCGTCTCGAGAGGTTTGAGTGAGTGAGTGTTTGAAAGTGCTGTCGCACGGCGTGTCCTTGGGCTCGGCGGAAGCGGTCTGATGCTGGCTTGGTGGAGCGTGAGCGGCGGTATCCGTCTGACCTGACCGATGAGCAGTGGGATCTTGTCGAGCCGATGCTTCCGTTGATCAAGTCGCCAGGGCGGATCCCGAAGCATCCGCGCCGAGCGATCGTCGACGCGATCTTGTACGTAGTCCGCAGTGGTTGCTCCTGGCGTCAACTGCCGGTTGATTTCCCGCCCTGGCAGACCGTGTACTGGCAGTTCCAGCAGTGGGAGAAACGCCAGGTCACCGAGCGGATCCTCGAGGAGTTACGAGAGCAGTTGCGGCTGGCCGAGGGCCGCGAGGCGCAGGCCTCGGCCGGTGTCATGGACTCCCAGTCGGTCAAGGCAGCCGACACCGTCAGCAGCGACAGCCGCGGCTACGACGCGGGAAAGAAGATCAACGGCCGTAAGCGGTTCATCGTCACCGACACCCTCGGCCTGCTCATGGTGGTCTGCGTGATGTCGGCGTCCTGGCAGGATCGCGACGGCGCGAAGACGACCCTGCTCAGTACCTATCTGTTCACCCCGATCCGGCATGTGTTCGCCGATCAGGGCTTCGCCGGCCGGCTGGTCGACTGGGCCGCGCACACGCTCGACACCACAGTCGAGATCGTCCGCAAACCAGCTGACCAGCACGGATTCGTCGTGCACCCGAAACGGTGGGTGGTCGAGCGCAGCCTCGCCTGGCTCACCGCCCACCGGCGCCTGGCCCGCGACTACGAACGCGATCCCGCCGTCTCTGAGGCCTTGATCCGCTGGGCTGCGATCAACACGATGATCCGCCGCCTCGATCGCGGCCGGCCCGCGACCCGACAAACCCGCCGGATGCCCAGCACACCCGGATAACAGTCCTTTCAAACACTCACTGAGTGACAGGATCGACGGATCATCCAGCGCGATTCGAATGTTTTATTGATCTGAAATTCGCGCGGCTTTCGTCGTCTGTTGCGGGTGCGGTGCGGAGAATCGAGATATGGCGCAGCTGGCGTTGTTTCCCACGAGGCATTTGCGGGACAGGACGCTGCGTCGCAATTATTCGGAGGAGGGCGAGGCGTTTCGGCGGGAGCATGAGCGGCATCGGTCGTGGGGTTTGCTGCAGCGCCATGGCCGGCGGATGCGGCAGTTGCGCGAGGCTGAGGAGCAGGCTGCGAGCAAGGGCCCGGACGCGGGCGAAAGCCGAGGTGCGGGCGAAAGCCGAGGTGCGCACGAAAGCCAAGGTGCGCACGAAAGCCAAGATGCAGGCGAAAGCCGAGGTGCAACGGAAAACCAAGGTGCGGGCCGAAGCCGAGGTGCAGGCGAAGGTCAGTGCCGGGGCGCGGCCGAAGGTGAGAGCCGGGGGCAGGGCGCGCCTGACGGGGAGGCTTCGCGTGAGGGCCGGGCCGCGAACATGGGGCAGGCCGCGTGTGAGGGCCAGGCCGCGAACCTGGGGCAGGCTGCGTCTGAGGGCCAGGCCGCGAACCTGGGGCAGGCTGCGTGTGAGGGCCAGGCCGCGAACCTGGGGCAGGCCGCGTGTGAGAGCCAGGCCGCGAGCCGAGGTCAGGGCGGGCTTGAGCGTCACGGCGTGGGTGAGGGGCCGGCTGTCACAGGTGGTCGGCGGGATTCGGGGAGTGCGTTTGCTGCGGCGGGATTTGTCGTTCCGTGGGGGTTGATCAGGCTGGGTGGAAAATGGGCGGGCTGGCTATGGAATGGTGAAAGAGGCCCTCCGCTATCGTCCGGTGTGAACCCCGGTTCCTCGGCCGGCCATTTTCCGGCTGATCCTTGACGAAGCTGCGTGACCA comes from the Actinoplanes sp. OR16 genome and includes:
- a CDS encoding LysM peptidoglycan-binding domain-containing protein, which encodes MARPASSDSRIGQLLTAVAALLVVALIGALPVLLIWATGNPLPGIAGWFSDAAADPGSAGTSLWQAVSGPDDGELFLQTLTAVSWIALVFATWAWITFVGAFLVEFGAQLSARRHGRVPRSTRPIRGMRMQQRAAAVLAAAIIGALGAPALASASVTMPSASAAVAAVQQQRQQPAPVVAQAAGSYLEVQVERGESLLDIAERHGLSPQRLADANYGRTQPDGRAMQPGTMRVYAGWTLRVPIVKAAAEEPSSYVVARGDRLADIAERFLGDEERYPEIARANPDLERRDARFPDHIERNWKITLPADAVDRGVRAHANGAVTTERAAPAAKTAAPEKDAAGKTEAGKDTAGKTEAGKDTAGKDTAGKDGAVMGPATGREGSSRDKPEAASEKPPAKASAQATAPSTAAPSPSTPSASVKPSASAASSASAASSATAEPSATAGSPSATAGSPSATAGSSSAEASAAENAAGTAEQDEQGGDEVSAGVVAGSLAGAGLLSALLLAGVLRRRQRQRQHRRPGRRLPHPRGGATETALRVAEQPADVDRLDRALRLLTAALGERGEALPDIAATWIVDQSVTLVLSEPCPAPPAPWIADGSNWTLPGSAALPATEGVLAPLPTLVTVGSQPGRHLLIDLERLGGLAIGGDPARAEALLRYLACELACNTWSDEVEIVLAGFPARETELLVALNPDRVRAVSSVSEAADRLRRRAATVASTLAAAGVPDTLAGRVTDLGEAWAPQVLLVSAPGPADIAALERLATELGAAGRCAVAFAATDWTGGERPHELMVEVDGAVRLGLGVPEGDLLFQAAGLPVAELEPLAEIMAQTRAATDEPAPAAAEPEQWAQDTDAAGAVLRLFHSEPASVAPEVQESPDPNRPDPNRPDPNRPDPNRPDPNRPDPNRPDPNRPDPNRPDPNRPDPIVAIPALVTHKAEPAAIRQRSRRSDPDLDADLRAWLQSDGERPRVGVLGPVDVEAPGPAPDQRRRFHAEIIVYLAQRGARGATGDQLSEALWPDQNVKDASRRVAITRARRWLGETPDGEPWLPEMGSDRLYRLRPGYLLDWHLFRRLRSRGEVHGPAGVKDLRAALELVRGVPLEGADRAYSAGARNPFTWLAESEIYPGHLTSAVVDTAHQLAELYLDAGDTAGVRWAVQRAWLADPDRGDDAPWIDLMRALHLDRRTAELRNLFGELLQAREAEVPEELTPDTYNWLRQLMPDLLAATSAN
- a CDS encoding ATP/GTP-binding protein, which gives rise to MLTRWARRAALLMAGALAAGLVAMPAAWADGKQVCTPDGSYCWIEAETPGGPGSGGDGDGGDGGGSSGTAPCYYDGQRFPCTQDGWGYFNESDGCYYVLESPQPPAGDEAWEGHEPGDGSVYRQRCFGDIMGFLVWRATPPPGQPGTITPEELAARAMRAIPMGKPAIGIAPRTNGAGLVGLPVWTWVTNRAAAWGPVERTASVPGLAVTARAEVSSAKWWWGDGETCTTGSPGVAYKREFGLADDPDCGHRYAKTGEYTVTVTTTWTIDWWVVGGGAEGSSTVFRQASTDITIDELQVVRS
- a CDS encoding TetR/AcrR family transcriptional regulator is translated as MPRVSQDQLDARRHEILTAARACFARFGYEGATVRRLEEATGMSRGAIFHHFRDKESLFLAVAEDDAATMVETVARNGLVQVMRDLLERAGSSEGDTAGWLGTQLEVAHRLRTDPAFAKRWSERAAAIADATRERLERQRDAGVLRQDVPVEVLTQFLELAYDGLVLHLATGRPPGELTRVLDLVEEAVRRR
- a CDS encoding HAD family hydrolase encodes the protein MPLVFLALDDTLLDRGGAFRLWAKGFLDEIAAPQEDLDWLVSVDADGLTSRWDLADLIQDRYQLRVPTIDLVDELNTGPQAFERLDPMVGCALEIAGDAGLIPVVVTNGSAEQQEARIRRTGLDRYVADWVISEQCGVSKPNPRIFALAAQRVRMRLAGAWVVGDSPEADIGGAAAMGLPSVWLHRGREWVDNRFAPTKVVGNVIQGISAIMATR
- a CDS encoding serine protein kinase RIO, which translates into the protein MREHSMRRGRRKFDDDDSNFLKRGRLEPVLQEDPDLPEVGDRWSTWDGALHGPEPRPDWVLTEYGAVDTELGILKTGKEADVFLVRRSNPTTGATSMIAAKRYRDGEHRLFHRDAGYLEGRRVRRSREMRAMTNRTSFGKEMIAGQWAAAEFDALGRLWQIGQESGLVSVPYPVQLIGTEVMLEFVGDWKTGEAAPRLAQVRAGHDELTDLWRQMTDALSVLARAQVAHGDLSPYNTLVHDGRLVLIDLPQIVDVIANPRGGEFIARDVTNVAAWFRSRGVDVDPETLIERLHYEAGLR
- a CDS encoding DUF2630 family protein, giving the protein MDDKTVLGRIHGLVEEEHELRQQLSQGKISSDEEHTRLKELEESLDQCWDLLRRRRAARTAGNDPDGEQAHSVSEVESYLQ